One genomic window of Paenibacillus xylanilyticus includes the following:
- a CDS encoding response regulator transcription factor, whose amino-acid sequence MNEAVLVIEDEPKIARLLELELQYEGYQVGKAGSGTEGLEMYHGGQWDLILLDIMLPGLSGIEVLRRIRARDALVPILMLTAKDSVEDKVSGLDLGANDYITKPFRIEELLARVRAALRLSAAAASSSGVIRHANQDTTSHMSEEDTGWLTAAGLKLNEGTREVSRDGIPIDLTPREFDLLVYLLQNQRQVLSRDQIVQAVWGYDYYGDTNVVDVYIRYVRKKVDNGFTPPLIHTVRGVGYVLKEQS is encoded by the coding sequence ATGAATGAAGCCGTGCTGGTGATTGAAGATGAACCCAAAATCGCACGCCTGCTTGAACTTGAATTACAGTATGAGGGGTATCAGGTGGGTAAGGCAGGGAGCGGTACGGAAGGATTGGAAATGTATCATGGTGGCCAGTGGGATCTGATTCTGTTGGATATTATGCTGCCAGGCCTGAGCGGAATTGAGGTGTTGCGGCGAATTCGTGCCAGAGATGCCTTGGTGCCCATCCTGATGCTAACAGCGAAGGATTCAGTTGAGGACAAGGTGTCGGGACTTGATCTCGGCGCCAACGATTACATTACTAAACCTTTCCGAATCGAAGAACTGCTAGCCAGAGTACGGGCAGCGCTCCGGCTGAGTGCCGCAGCCGCTTCTTCATCCGGGGTAATACGACATGCCAATCAAGACACAACAAGCCATATGAGTGAAGAAGATACAGGCTGGCTTACTGCCGCTGGTTTGAAGTTGAATGAGGGTACAAGGGAGGTATCCCGGGATGGAATACCGATCGATCTTACTCCACGTGAGTTCGATCTTCTCGTGTATCTGCTGCAGAATCAGCGTCAGGTATTGAGTCGTGATCAGATTGTACAGGCCGTTTGGGGTTACGATTATTATGGAGATACCAATGTGGTGGATGTGTATATCCGTTATGTGCGCAAAAAGGTAGATAACGGATTCACTCCGCCGTTAATACATACTGTTCGTGGTGTTGGATACGTTCTGAAGGAGCAATCATGA
- a CDS encoding DUF1641 domain-containing protein: protein MSQSPTQQEVPVTEGANVSERQSLDVLDQLMKPEVQESLTVLVENLPKLAEMVTAMTKAYDFAQSVATDKVLISDTMSAMGEFAKPVVDKAKGVASAAIEASDRAQAEQTSVGLFAMLKMLKDPNVQQTLRFAQSFLSILNERQQQQR, encoded by the coding sequence ATGTCACAATCGCCTACTCAACAAGAGGTGCCAGTTACAGAAGGTGCCAACGTTTCCGAGCGCCAGTCCTTGGACGTGCTCGATCAACTGATGAAGCCTGAGGTACAGGAGTCTCTGACCGTTCTGGTTGAAAACCTGCCTAAACTGGCTGAAATGGTTACTGCCATGACCAAAGCTTATGACTTTGCACAAAGCGTAGCTACAGACAAAGTTCTGATCAGCGACACAATGAGCGCTATGGGTGAATTCGCTAAACCAGTTGTAGACAAAGCCAAAGGTGTGGCTTCCGCTGCAATCGAAGCAAGTGATCGTGCGCAAGCAGAGCAAACTTCGGTTGGTCTGTTCGCTATGCTCAAAATGCTTAAAGATCCAAACGTACAACAAACGCTGCGTTTTGCTCAATCATTCCTGAGCATTCTGAACGAGCGTCAACAACAGCAACGTTAA
- a CDS encoding cupin domain-containing protein: MNESRDNIETFYFKDDGVIPNNPNLPVLLYKGVWAKDPSRAESLLNSNHWGNSWINGVFDYHHFHSNAHEALAVVSGFVQLILGGERGQRVYLQTGDIVVLPAGTGHKRLEASSDFRIAGAYPGGTSYNTRTGDPAERPEVLQEIQGVPIPDTDPVYGNEGPLLELWNKGK; the protein is encoded by the coding sequence ATGAATGAATCCAGAGATAATATAGAGACCTTTTACTTCAAAGACGATGGCGTGATTCCCAACAACCCAAACTTGCCAGTATTGCTGTATAAGGGCGTATGGGCAAAAGACCCTTCCCGAGCAGAGTCGCTGCTCAACAGCAATCACTGGGGAAACAGCTGGATTAATGGTGTGTTTGACTATCATCATTTCCATAGCAATGCCCATGAAGCACTAGCCGTGGTTAGCGGTTTCGTTCAGCTGATTCTGGGCGGGGAACGGGGACAAAGAGTTTATCTGCAAACGGGAGATATTGTTGTACTTCCTGCAGGGACAGGACATAAGCGTCTGGAAGCCAGCTCTGATTTTCGTATAGCAGGTGCTTACCCTGGCGGCACGAGCTACAATACCCGTACAGGTGATCCGGCAGAACGTCCTGAAGTGCTTCAGGAGATTCAGGGTGTGCCCATCCCTGATACAGATCCTGTCTACGGGAACGAGGGACCATTGTTGGAATTATGGAATAAAGGTAAATAA
- a CDS encoding NAD-dependent epimerase/dehydratase family protein: MNIVITGASGFVGFNLSHYLAQKGHRITLIDRDDYCQRLVHSSPLHEMTFTCCDLASDRFSLPQETDYIIHLAAMPHVDYSYHHPGEVFRNNTLSTQAILQYAANHRIPVVLASSVEVYGGEFGRVYSESDVYAPVSPYSASKVACETLAHSYAQCYNLPVKIFRLTNLYGPWQLPDRIIPRNFGRMMDGLRLDIQGSAVRDFLYIDDALKAIEQIMLHGQDRHTYNISTGQGTTMQEIGELLQSLQRSTGDVEIRDQEPTQSRGSSLVVYSGKLREELGWKPQFTLEQGLEKTYRWYQEHPDWVRQFSRQYQTSRGSHEFIVDMARYVAPAI, from the coding sequence GTGAACATTGTCATTACAGGGGCTTCCGGATTTGTGGGATTCAATCTTTCTCATTATTTGGCGCAAAAAGGCCACCGTATTACCCTGATCGACCGGGATGACTATTGTCAGAGACTTGTTCACAGCTCCCCGCTGCATGAGATGACCTTCACTTGTTGTGACCTCGCTTCAGACCGCTTCAGCTTACCCCAGGAAACCGATTATATTATTCACCTGGCAGCTATGCCGCATGTGGATTATTCCTACCATCACCCAGGAGAAGTGTTTCGTAACAACACACTAAGCACGCAGGCCATTTTGCAATATGCAGCCAATCATCGTATTCCGGTTGTGCTGGCCTCCTCGGTAGAGGTCTATGGAGGCGAGTTTGGCAGAGTGTATTCCGAATCAGACGTATATGCTCCAGTGTCACCCTATTCGGCATCCAAAGTAGCCTGTGAGACGCTTGCTCATTCCTATGCCCAATGCTACAACCTCCCCGTCAAAATCTTCCGCTTAACCAACCTCTACGGTCCATGGCAGCTGCCAGACCGAATTATTCCCCGTAATTTCGGCCGGATGATGGATGGCTTGCGGCTGGATATTCAAGGATCGGCTGTACGCGATTTTCTGTATATCGATGATGCACTAAAAGCCATTGAACAGATTATGCTGCATGGACAAGATCGGCATACGTATAACATCTCGACAGGACAAGGCACAACGATGCAGGAGATCGGTGAGCTGCTGCAATCACTGCAGCGCTCCACAGGAGATGTCGAGATTCGGGATCAGGAACCGACCCAGTCCAGAGGCTCCAGTTTGGTCGTTTATTCGGGCAAGTTAAGAGAAGAACTGGGATGGAAACCGCAGTTTACCTTGGAACAGGGTCTGGAAAAGACCTACCGTTGGTATCAGGAGCATCCGGATTGGGTGCGACAATTCAGCAGACAGTATCAAACATCGAGAGGAAGTCATGAGTTTATCGTGGATATGGCTAGATATGTGGCCCCAGCGATTTGA
- a CDS encoding NAD(P)/FAD-dependent oxidoreductase, which produces MSKQILILGGGYGGLLTALTARQYLTPEEATITVVNRYPTHQIITELHRLAAGSIAEKAVALPLEKLLRGKNVNLKIDTVDTIKPDEKKVLMTSGSTYSYDALVVALGSETAFFGIPGLQEYSFTLKSVSDANRIRAHVEARLDAYKQSGNKADATFVIGGGGLTGIELVGEFADLLPGVCQEKGIDFNDISLYTVEAGPSILAGFPPELVDRAKSSLEKRGVNFIVGVAITEMKENEVLLKDGSSIPTNTLVWTGGVQGNAVVANSGIEVDRGRAKVTEVLQSTSHKDVFVAGDSAVVFPSEGARPYPPTAQLAWQMGETIGHNLSVMFKGGAMESFTPVFSGTLGSLGRKDAVGMIGGNQTRLKGLPATMMKEASNIRYLSHIHGLFALAY; this is translated from the coding sequence ATGTCGAAGCAAATTTTGATCTTGGGCGGAGGTTACGGTGGTCTTTTGACTGCGCTGACTGCGCGTCAATACCTGACACCGGAAGAAGCGACAATTACAGTCGTGAACCGTTACCCTACGCACCAAATTATTACGGAACTGCACCGTCTTGCAGCAGGAAGCATTGCTGAAAAGGCAGTTGCTCTTCCGCTTGAAAAATTGCTGCGTGGTAAAAACGTGAACTTGAAAATCGATACGGTGGATACAATCAAGCCGGACGAGAAAAAAGTTCTGATGACCAGCGGCTCTACTTACTCTTATGATGCACTCGTCGTTGCCCTGGGTAGCGAAACGGCATTCTTCGGAATTCCGGGATTGCAGGAGTACAGCTTCACGCTGAAATCCGTTAGCGATGCTAACCGCATTCGTGCACATGTTGAAGCACGTCTGGATGCTTACAAACAATCCGGCAACAAAGCAGACGCAACGTTTGTTATTGGTGGCGGCGGTTTGACTGGTATCGAGCTTGTCGGCGAATTCGCTGACCTGCTGCCAGGCGTATGCCAAGAAAAAGGTATCGATTTCAACGATATCTCCCTGTATACCGTTGAAGCAGGTCCATCCATTCTTGCAGGATTCCCGCCAGAATTGGTTGACCGTGCAAAATCCAGTCTCGAGAAACGTGGCGTTAACTTCATCGTTGGCGTAGCGATCACAGAGATGAAAGAAAACGAAGTATTGCTGAAAGACGGCAGCTCCATCCCTACGAACACACTCGTATGGACAGGTGGCGTACAAGGTAATGCAGTTGTTGCTAACAGTGGAATTGAAGTGGATCGCGGCCGTGCTAAAGTTACGGAAGTTCTGCAATCCACATCCCACAAAGATGTGTTCGTTGCTGGTGACAGCGCAGTGGTCTTCCCTAGCGAAGGCGCTCGCCCTTATCCTCCAACTGCACAACTGGCTTGGCAAATGGGTGAAACCATTGGTCACAACCTGAGCGTAATGTTCAAAGGTGGCGCAATGGAATCCTTCACACCAGTATTCTCCGGTACACTGGGAAGTCTGGGTCGTAAGGATGCTGTCGGCATGATCGGTGGCAACCAGACTCGTCTGAAAGGTCTGCCAGCAACCATGATGAAAGAAGCAAGTAACATCCGTTACCTGTCTCACATCCACGGATTGTTCGCACTGGCTTACTAA
- a CDS encoding PepSY domain-containing protein: MMMNKHKLWIGSISAAVLLGGSAVAASSSVNGQSVQTTPSSTSQLVSQDQSSTGKLLTGAQAKAAALKVAEGKVDDIDLERRNGQTFYEVEIDRKGSNDVVVRLDAYTGKILAVVDDEDYDYDDDYNYNGSATSTSSNQSAAKQVKLTEAQASAIALKQVTGGKVTEIELNHDDGRYVYEIEIRTADGEADVDVDANTGKVLSLDQDFDDED; this comes from the coding sequence ATGATGATGAACAAACACAAACTATGGATTGGCAGCATTTCGGCAGCGGTACTTCTTGGAGGATCGGCGGTAGCGGCGAGCAGCAGTGTAAACGGACAGTCGGTACAAACCACGCCATCATCGACTTCGCAGTTGGTCTCACAGGATCAGAGCAGTACGGGCAAATTGCTGACTGGAGCGCAAGCCAAAGCAGCAGCGTTAAAAGTGGCTGAGGGTAAAGTGGACGACATCGATCTGGAGCGCAGAAACGGCCAAACGTTCTACGAAGTTGAAATCGACCGCAAAGGAAGCAATGACGTTGTGGTACGACTGGATGCCTACACAGGCAAGATCCTGGCGGTTGTGGATGATGAAGACTATGACTACGATGATGATTATAATTACAATGGCTCTGCCACAAGTACTTCTTCCAACCAGTCTGCTGCAAAACAGGTTAAACTGACCGAAGCACAAGCCTCTGCGATTGCCCTGAAGCAGGTGACAGGTGGAAAAGTAACCGAAATTGAGCTCAATCATGATGACGGACGTTATGTCTATGAGATCGAGATCAGAACCGCGGATGGGGAAGCAGATGTTGATGTGGATGCCAATACAGGTAAAGTGCTGTCCTTAGACCAGGACTTTGACGACGAGGATTAA
- a CDS encoding PepSY domain-containing protein gives MEKSQVPPEMKREQQKTTGRSKRPIWWGAGIVAVLLVAIVGWWQPWQSSRVMLSADAAAQAVLEQYPGEIVNSTLKDGTYIMQLRSETGLYDVQLDAVTATVNAIKRLESNPQAEEKTLLSREQIKTELRKQTDEQLVSLELVEQQGSPVYLAVLKMKDNRREQWTVDPYNGEKQSSQTLDAPASEPGNENDAPQFLSEKEAEQKALARVPGEVDDTELRGTNSGNPYYLVEIDLEDGREAIVQVNAISGAIRSVTWDEEED, from the coding sequence TTGGAAAAGTCACAGGTACCACCGGAAATGAAACGGGAACAGCAGAAGACGACCGGGAGGTCAAAGCGACCGATATGGTGGGGAGCAGGGATTGTGGCTGTGCTGCTTGTCGCAATCGTGGGCTGGTGGCAGCCATGGCAATCCAGCCGTGTGATGCTGAGTGCGGATGCAGCGGCTCAGGCCGTATTGGAACAATACCCTGGAGAAATTGTGAATTCCACGTTGAAGGACGGTACGTATATCATGCAGCTTCGATCCGAAACAGGGCTATATGATGTACAGCTGGATGCAGTAACTGCTACAGTCAATGCCATCAAGCGGCTGGAATCCAATCCTCAGGCTGAAGAAAAAACACTGCTCAGCCGGGAGCAGATCAAGACGGAGTTACGAAAGCAAACCGATGAGCAGCTGGTGTCACTGGAACTGGTGGAACAGCAGGGAAGTCCGGTTTATCTGGCGGTATTGAAAATGAAGGATAATCGCCGTGAGCAGTGGACAGTTGATCCATATAACGGGGAGAAGCAATCTTCCCAGACGCTGGATGCTCCAGCTTCGGAACCGGGAAACGAGAATGATGCTCCGCAGTTTCTTAGTGAGAAGGAAGCTGAGCAAAAGGCACTTGCCAGAGTTCCAGGGGAAGTGGATGACACGGAGCTCCGTGGAACGAATAGTGGGAATCCCTATTACCTGGTCGAGATTGATCTGGAGGACGGCAGGGAAGCTATCGTGCAGGTGAACGCGATATCCGGAGCGATCCGGTCCGTGACTTGGGATGAAGAAGAAGATTAA
- a CDS encoding SDR family oxidoreductase produces the protein MNVLVIGANGQIGKMLVEQLAQEGKHQVTAMIRKPEQADALKQLGANVVMGDLEGSVNDLAEVMKDHDAVVFTAGSGGSTGADKTLLIDLDGAVKTMEAALQQGISRYILVSAFGADQREKWSDAIKPYYVAKHYADRALFASELNYTIIRPGGLKNEPGTGKIAVGTDLKPGSIPREDVARVIAASLQEEKTYRMAFDLIAGDDLVEDALGKL, from the coding sequence ATGAATGTATTGGTTATTGGAGCAAACGGACAGATCGGCAAGATGCTTGTGGAACAGCTCGCCCAGGAAGGCAAGCATCAGGTAACGGCAATGATTCGCAAACCGGAACAGGCAGATGCGTTGAAACAGCTGGGTGCAAATGTAGTCATGGGTGATCTGGAGGGCAGTGTGAATGATCTGGCTGAAGTGATGAAGGATCATGATGCCGTCGTCTTCACGGCAGGGTCCGGTGGTTCTACAGGTGCAGACAAGACACTCCTTATTGATCTCGACGGGGCTGTAAAAACAATGGAAGCCGCGCTGCAGCAGGGCATTTCCAGATACATTCTGGTCAGTGCTTTTGGTGCAGATCAGCGGGAGAAATGGTCGGATGCCATTAAACCATATTATGTGGCGAAGCATTATGCCGATCGCGCGCTGTTTGCGAGCGAGCTGAATTATACGATTATTCGTCCTGGTGGCTTGAAAAATGAACCAGGAACAGGCAAAATCGCCGTAGGAACAGACTTGAAACCAGGAAGTATACCGCGTGAGGATGTAGCTCGTGTTATCGCAGCATCCCTGCAGGAAGAGAAGACATATCGAATGGCGTTTGACCTGATTGCCGGGGACGACCTCGTGGAGGATGCATTGGGCAAACTGTAG
- a CDS encoding sensor histidine kinase, giving the protein MSLRSKIYGYSSVLFAVLLIAVNLSVYIVFERITMSNEIKRVEAEAGSIVTGVRDSAESIPPDDLLRAYAPVEGMLRIVNEDGTSSDPVTTATEPQLNEMLSKLPYKYESQKKSEYTRVGEMEYVWVSVPVIWPDGEVVNVQVIESVADTENGLSVLRTVLVVVTIIALIPAIISSRILANRMTRPIQQMTRTMSDIQSSGQFKRLPLAAQSKDELSTMGQTFNRMMDLLESNFERQERFVSDASHELKTPLTIIESYASLLQRRGKERPEVFDEAVEAILSESVRMREMTEQLLLLAKQPEQWNIQLERLDITRLAQESTRAFREAYHREVDCDDPGSIWVISDESKLKQMLFILLDNARKYSEDAIEVRLESNGQECRICIVDSGIGMREEELTKVFDRFYRVDPARTRSGGASGSGLGLSLAKDIAGAIGARVELKSAEGVGTEASIILPVSVQTNLFS; this is encoded by the coding sequence ATGAGTCTGCGGAGTAAAATCTATGGATACTCCTCCGTATTGTTTGCGGTACTGCTCATCGCTGTAAACCTGTCCGTGTATATCGTATTTGAACGGATTACCATGTCTAATGAGATCAAGCGTGTCGAAGCTGAGGCCGGGTCGATCGTAACAGGAGTGCGTGATTCTGCTGAATCCATTCCACCGGACGATCTGCTGCGTGCCTATGCGCCGGTGGAAGGAATGCTCCGCATTGTCAATGAGGATGGTACCAGTTCCGATCCAGTAACGACAGCGACAGAGCCCCAACTGAACGAGATGCTAAGCAAGCTGCCGTATAAGTACGAGAGTCAAAAGAAATCGGAGTATACCCGGGTTGGAGAGATGGAGTATGTCTGGGTGTCTGTGCCGGTAATCTGGCCTGATGGTGAAGTGGTGAATGTACAAGTCATCGAAAGTGTTGCAGATACCGAGAATGGCCTGTCCGTGCTGCGTACGGTTCTGGTCGTGGTAACGATTATTGCATTGATCCCTGCGATTATCTCCAGCCGAATTCTGGCGAACCGGATGACAAGGCCGATTCAGCAGATGACCCGTACCATGAGTGATATCCAGTCAAGCGGACAGTTTAAGCGGCTTCCGCTGGCTGCCCAATCGAAGGATGAACTGAGTACCATGGGCCAGACATTCAACCGCATGATGGATTTGCTGGAATCCAACTTCGAGCGGCAGGAGCGTTTCGTTTCGGATGCCTCGCATGAGCTTAAAACACCGCTGACCATTATTGAGAGTTATGCGAGTCTGCTGCAGCGACGGGGCAAGGAACGACCTGAGGTGTTCGATGAGGCGGTTGAAGCCATACTGTCCGAATCCGTCCGCATGCGGGAGATGACCGAACAGCTGCTCCTGCTGGCCAAGCAGCCAGAGCAATGGAACATACAGCTGGAAAGGCTTGATATCACACGTTTGGCTCAGGAATCCACCCGAGCCTTCCGGGAAGCCTATCACCGGGAAGTTGATTGTGATGATCCGGGCAGTATCTGGGTGATCAGTGATGAGAGTAAGCTGAAGCAGATGCTGTTTATTCTGCTGGACAATGCCCGCAAGTATAGCGAAGATGCCATTGAAGTCAGACTGGAATCCAACGGACAGGAATGCCGGATATGCATCGTTGATTCGGGGATTGGAATGCGGGAGGAAGAGCTAACCAAAGTATTTGATCGCTTCTACCGTGTGGACCCGGCAAGAACCCGCAGCGGCGGAGCAAGTGGATCGGGCTTGGGATTGTCACTCGCGAAGGACATCGCAGGGGCTATAGGGGCACGTGTTGAACTGAAGAGCGCCGAAGGTGTAGGCACCGAGGCTTCAATTATTTTGCCAGTATCCGTTCAGACGAACCTGTTCTCATGA
- a CDS encoding CsbD family protein, producing the protein MSNSTSDKIKAGVNKAKGEVKDQIGNATNNRSLQAEGKKDKAKGAVQDKIADVKDRH; encoded by the coding sequence ATGAGTAATTCAACTAGCGATAAAATCAAAGCAGGCGTGAATAAAGCCAAAGGCGAAGTGAAGGATCAGATCGGTAACGCAACAAACAACAGATCCCTTCAGGCTGAGGGTAAAAAGGACAAGGCGAAAGGCGCGGTTCAAGATAAAATTGCCGATGTAAAAGATCGCCACTAG
- a CDS encoding Leu/Phe/Val dehydrogenase, translated as MLLWQEMEREGLEELVFCHDPHSGLRAVIAIHSTVLGPALGGCRCWSYASEKDAVRDAIKLAKGMTYKNAVSNLPYGGGKAVVWEMPAAEQVSGMEPSGSNSLNPAVSQRAHIFRSLGRFLERLNGRYVTGLDLGTTATDMDQIRLETTHVTDTTGSLGAQNDFTAEMTAYGVYTGIVTSLQHQGVTTLQGIPIAVQGLGKVGHALCRHLHAAGARLMVADVVPERVQRTLVQFSGATPADPAHIHAADCKVFAPCALGGVLTPATVEELRCSIVAGAANNQLSERVPVVRRMQARGILYAPDYVLNAGGIISTAYELEGEGPDQIRQRVAEIADTLTQVYQLAAAASISTADAADQMAEARLAQP; from the coding sequence ATGCTGCTATGGCAGGAAATGGAGCGCGAAGGCCTCGAAGAACTCGTGTTTTGTCATGATCCGCACAGCGGACTGCGGGCTGTCATTGCCATCCACAGCACCGTCCTTGGACCGGCACTGGGAGGCTGCCGCTGCTGGTCGTATGCTTCGGAGAAAGATGCTGTTCGTGATGCAATCAAGCTGGCCAAAGGCATGACTTACAAAAATGCCGTTTCCAACCTGCCGTATGGCGGCGGAAAAGCCGTCGTCTGGGAGATGCCGGCGGCAGAGCAAGTATCGGGCATGGAGCCGTCTGGTAGTAACAGCCTGAACCCAGCTGTCTCTCAACGTGCGCATATCTTCCGCTCGCTGGGACGCTTCCTCGAACGGCTGAATGGACGCTATGTTACAGGCCTTGACCTGGGAACGACGGCAACGGACATGGACCAGATCCGATTGGAAACCACCCATGTGACGGATACGACCGGGTCCCTGGGGGCACAAAATGATTTCACCGCCGAGATGACTGCCTACGGGGTGTATACAGGCATTGTGACCTCGCTGCAGCATCAGGGGGTCACTACTCTTCAGGGCATTCCCATTGCTGTCCAGGGACTGGGCAAGGTCGGGCATGCCCTGTGCCGTCACCTGCATGCAGCCGGGGCACGGCTCATGGTGGCAGACGTTGTACCGGAACGTGTACAACGTACCCTTGTGCAGTTCAGCGGCGCTACCCCGGCCGATCCGGCCCATATTCACGCCGCTGACTGCAAGGTGTTCGCCCCCTGTGCACTGGGGGGCGTGTTGACCCCGGCAACGGTGGAGGAGCTGCGCTGCTCCATCGTTGCCGGGGCGGCGAACAACCAGCTCAGCGAGCGGGTGCCGGTTGTTCGCCGCATGCAGGCGCGGGGCATTCTGTACGCGCCTGACTATGTGCTTAACGCAGGCGGCATCATCAGCACCGCCTACGAGCTGGAGGGTGAGGGGCCGGACCAGATCCGCCAGCGGGTGGCGGAAATCGCGGATACACTCACCCAGGTCTACCAACTAGCTGCGGCAGCGAGCATCTCCACAGCTGATGCAGCAGACCAGATGGCTGAGGCCCGACTTGCTCAGCCATGA
- a CDS encoding TVP38/TMEM64 family protein has translation MTPVPLDIMSYITEENIRYWLEQFRSLGPLPGILLTFMKSFVPPLPTLLIVGVNGAVYGLWAGFLYSWIGMVLGCTLTFLLVREIGKSAFVERWSSKPRVQRSMVWIRRNAFSYVFLLSIFPVGPFVIINVAAGIARMRLMSFLLAVGFGKAIMIFCVTYIGSNVAQFLEHPVRWIGVLLFIAVSLWASRKLERHFTRSSSEEKRNESNPSSGNTISS, from the coding sequence ATGACCCCGGTACCTCTGGACATCATGTCCTATATTACGGAAGAGAATATTCGTTACTGGCTGGAGCAGTTTCGTTCCCTGGGGCCGCTTCCGGGCATACTGCTCACCTTTATGAAGTCCTTCGTGCCACCGCTGCCGACCCTGCTGATCGTGGGGGTTAATGGGGCGGTGTACGGACTATGGGCGGGATTTTTGTACTCGTGGATCGGGATGGTGCTGGGGTGTACCCTGACCTTCTTGCTGGTCCGGGAGATTGGAAAATCGGCCTTCGTGGAACGGTGGTCCAGCAAACCGCGTGTTCAGCGGAGCATGGTGTGGATTCGGCGGAATGCCTTCAGTTATGTATTTTTGCTGAGCATTTTTCCGGTCGGTCCGTTTGTCATCATTAATGTGGCGGCAGGTATTGCCCGAATGAGACTTATGTCTTTCCTGCTCGCCGTAGGATTTGGTAAGGCCATTATGATATTCTGCGTGACCTACATTGGCTCCAATGTGGCACAATTCCTCGAACATCCTGTTAGGTGGATCGGTGTATTGCTGTTTATCGCTGTATCCTTGTGGGCCAGTCGGAAGCTGGAGAGACACTTCACCCGTTCATCGTCCGAGGAGAAACGGAACGAATCCAATCCCTCTTCAGGGAACACCATTTCTTCCTGA
- a CDS encoding ABC transporter ATP-binding protein: MNEEQVLSIEGLRMRYNGRYVLNGIDLEVKRGEMIGYIGPNGAGKSTTVKILLGLVEGYVGKVCIFGKDIADGDTEYKRRIGYVPEVAELYEQLTPAEYLTFIGELYGLSYEDADYKAKQLMDCFGLEKSYHSRIASFSKGMRQKVLLISALLHDPDLLFLDEPLSGLDANSVMVVKEILSQLSAKGTTIFYSSHIMDVVEKISSRIILIAEGRVMADGTFRQLQQQSMEGTLEEVFNQLTGFNEHKAIAERFVSIVQEVY; encoded by the coding sequence GTGAACGAAGAACAAGTACTTTCCATTGAAGGCTTGCGGATGCGTTATAACGGACGTTATGTCCTGAACGGAATTGATCTTGAGGTGAAGCGGGGAGAGATGATCGGGTACATCGGTCCCAATGGAGCCGGCAAAAGCACCACGGTCAAAATCCTGCTGGGACTGGTTGAAGGATATGTGGGCAAGGTCTGCATCTTTGGCAAGGATATCGCAGATGGCGATACGGAATATAAACGGAGAATCGGTTATGTCCCCGAAGTTGCAGAGCTGTATGAACAACTGACGCCAGCAGAATACCTGACCTTCATTGGAGAGCTGTATGGCTTGTCTTATGAGGATGCCGATTACAAGGCGAAGCAGCTGATGGATTGCTTTGGACTCGAAAAATCCTATCATTCCCGCATTGCCTCGTTCTCGAAAGGGATGCGCCAGAAGGTGCTGCTCATCTCAGCATTGCTGCATGATCCGGATCTGTTGTTTTTGGATGAACCGCTCAGTGGACTCGATGCCAACAGCGTGATGGTGGTCAAGGAGATATTGTCACAGCTGTCGGCCAAAGGGACAACCATCTTCTATTCCTCACACATCATGGATGTGGTCGAGAAGATCAGCAGCAGGATCATTCTCATTGCGGAAGGAAGAGTGATGGCAGATGGGACATTCAGGCAGCTGCAGCAGCAGTCCATGGAAGGCACGCTTGAAGAGGTGTTTAACCAACTGACAGGCTTTAATGAGCATAAGGCGATAGCTGAACGCTTTGTATCAATTGTACAGGAGGTGTATTGA